In Synechococcus sp. UW179A, the DNA window GAGGGTTTTGGGTGCGGGTTCAGATGATGGATTAATGGCTAGTCATGCCTGCATTTCAAAAGAACAATCACCCCAAACAGCCCACAAATCAGCATCCAATACCTGGCACGATTGAGCGCAGTAAGTATTAGCTAAAGGCACTTCAGCAGATCGTTGCTATGACTGCTGAGCAGACCTGCTACTCATGTCAGAAGAACAACTCAAAGCGTTCATAGAGAAGGTCAAAGCAGACACCAGCCTTCAGGAGAAGCTGAAAGCAGCAGGTGATGCTGATGCTGTTCTTGCGATTGCGAAAGATGCTGGCTTTAGCATCTCTGCTGATGACTTGAAGAACGCTCAATCAGATCTTTCAGACGAAGAAATTGAAGGCGTGGCTGGCGGGGGAAGCGTGGTCTGTGACACTGCTGACTTTCGGACTGTATGTGACTTGGATGGTAGGAGATGCTAATCGGACTGTCGATGTGTGCTGTTGCTGTGTGTGACTGAGCCTACTCATCAAAGCCCCTGCAACGGCAGGGGCTTTTATTTCTTCAATCACCCCAAAAAGACCATCAATCAGCCTTCAATACCTGGCACGATTGACAGCAGTAATTGTTAGCCAAAGACATTGCAGCAGAGCGTTGCTATATTTGCGGTATGCATTAGATACAAGTCCGATGTCCGAAGAACAACTCCAGGCGTTCCTAGAGAAGGTCAAAAGCGACACCAGCCTTCAAGAGAAGCTAAAAGTGGCTTCCGATGCTGATGGTTTTGCGGCGATTGCAAAGGAGGCAGGCTTTAAGATTTCTGCTGAAGACTTAAAGAAAGC includes these proteins:
- a CDS encoding Nif11-like leader peptide family natural product precursor, whose protein sequence is MSEEQLKAFIEKVKADTSLQEKLKAAGDADAVLAIAKDAGFSISADDLKNAQSDLSDEEIEGVAGGGSVVCDTADFRTVCDLDGRRC
- a CDS encoding Nif11-like leader peptide family natural product precursor, with translation MSEEQLQAFLEKVKSDTSLQEKLKVASDADGFAAIAKEAGFKISAEDLKKAQLTELSEEELEGVTGGTITPVTIVDIIGRLTVRL